The DNA window ATCTGCCGCTGGCGCTGTCGCGCCATGCGACCTCGAAGATCGACGGCTCGGATCTTCTCGATATCCGCAGCTTCGGGTTTCGCGGCGAGGCGCTGCCCTCGCTGGGGGCGGTGGGGCGGCTGACCATCACCTCGCGCCGCGAGGGCGCCGAGGCCGTGCGGATCGCGGTGACGGGCGGTGCGCCCGGGCCCGTGACGCCGGCGGCGCTGAACCGCGGCACCGTGGTCGAGCTGCGAGATCTGTTCTTCGCGACGCCCGCGCGGCTCAAGTTCCTGCGCAGCGACCGCGCCGAGTCCCTGGCCATCGGCGATGTTGTGAAACGGCTGGCTCTGGCAGAGCCGCTGGTGGGCTTCACCCTGCGCGATGTCAGCGATGGCGGCGAGGGGCGGGTGCTGTTCCGCGCCGATGCGCAGACAGGCGATCTGTTCGATGCGCTTTACGGCCGTGTGGTCTCGGTCCTGGGGCGCGACTTTGCCGAGAATGCCCTGAAGATCGAGGCCGAGCGCGAGGGTTTCGGCCTGACCGGCTTTGCCGCCCTGCCGACCTATTCGCGCGGCGCCGCGGTGGCGCAGTTCTTCTTCGTCAACGGCCGTCCGGTCCGCGACAAGCAGCTTCTGGGCGCGCTGAGGGCGGCCTATATGGACGTGCTCAGCCGCGACCGGCATCCGGCGGCGGCACTGTTCATCGATTGCGATCCGCATCTGGTCGATGTCAACGTCCACCCCGCCAAGGCCGAGGTCCGCTTCCGCGAGCCGGGCATCGTGCGCGGGCTGATCGTCTCGGCGCTGCGCCATGCGCTGGCCGGGGCCGGGCACCGGGCATCCAGCACGGTGGCGGGCGCCACGCTGGGCGCGATGCGGCCCGAGCCGTCCGGCCCGCCGCGGGTCTACCAGATGGACCGGCCCTCGCCCCGCGCGCTGAACATGTCTTATGCCGCACAGGCGCCGCTCACGCCGCCCGCCCTGTCCGGAGCCCCGTCCGAGGCGCCATTGACCCAGGGCTTCGCCGATCCCTCGGCCCGGTTCGAGACCGTCGCGCCCGCGCCCGAGGCCGAGGCTCTGCCCCTTGGCGCCGCCCGGGCGCAGCTGCATGAGAACTACATCATCGCCCAGACCGAGCGTGGCATGGTCATCGTCGATCAGCATGCCGCCCATGAGCGACTGGTTTACGAGAAGCTGAAACGCCAGATGGCCGAGCGGGGCGTCGCCGCGCAGGCGCTGCTGATCCCCGAGATCGTCGAGCTGTCCGAGGGCGACATCGCCCGGCTGATGGAGCACGAGGCCGATCTGACCCGCATGGGCCTGGCGGTCGAGCCCTTCGGCCCCGGCGCCATCGCGGTGCGCGAGACGCCCGCTCTGCTGGGCGAGGTCGATGCCGGGGCGCTGATCCGCGACATCCTCGACGAGCTGGCCGATCAGGGCGACAGCCAGACCCTGCAGGCGCGGCTCGACGCGATCCTCAGCCGGGTGGCCTGCCATGGCTCGATCCGCTCGGGGCGGCGGATGCGCGCGGACGAGATGAACGCGCTGCTGCGCGAGATGGAGGCGACGCCGCTCTCGGGCCAGTGCAACCATGGCCGCCCGACCTATGTCGAGCTGAAGCTGTCCGATATCGAGCGGCTGTTCGGGCGCACATGATCGAGGTGTTCGGCACGGCCTATGCCTGGGATGACCCCGTCGTGCTGGCGGCGGCCGGGGCGGCGGCGCTGATCCTGCTGGTACTGGGGCTTCTGATCTCGGCGGTGCGCCGCGCCGGGCGCTCGGCCGAGATGGCCGCACCGCTGATCTACCAGATGGACCGGCTGACGCGGCGGGTCGATCAGCTGGGCGAGGGGCAGCAGCGGCTGGCGGGCGGGCTGACCCATGTTTCCGAGGCGCAGGCGGCGGCGCAGGCCAACATGCTTAGGCTGATGGAAAGCCGTCTGGCCGCGGTCACCGAGCAGATGAACCGCAATCTCGAGGGCGCCTCGCGCCGCACCGCGCTGTCGCTGGGCGAGTTGCAGCAGCGGCTGGCCACCATCGACCGCGCGCAGGAGAATATCGAGAAGCTCTCGGGCAATGTGCTGTCCTTGCAGGATATCCTGTCGAACAAGCAGACAAGGGGCGCCTTCGGCGAGATCCAGCTTGCCGAT is part of the Rhodovulum sp. MB263 genome and encodes:
- the mutL gene encoding DNA mismatch repair endonuclease MutL, whose amino-acid sequence is MTSPAPNIHRDIPRIRQLDEAAINRIAAGEVVERPASAVKELVENAIDAGARRIEVAYAQGGKGLIRVTDDGWGMAAEDLPLALSRHATSKIDGSDLLDIRSFGFRGEALPSLGAVGRLTITSRREGAEAVRIAVTGGAPGPVTPAALNRGTVVELRDLFFATPARLKFLRSDRAESLAIGDVVKRLALAEPLVGFTLRDVSDGGEGRVLFRADAQTGDLFDALYGRVVSVLGRDFAENALKIEAEREGFGLTGFAALPTYSRGAAVAQFFFVNGRPVRDKQLLGALRAAYMDVLSRDRHPAAALFIDCDPHLVDVNVHPAKAEVRFREPGIVRGLIVSALRHALAGAGHRASSTVAGATLGAMRPEPSGPPRVYQMDRPSPRALNMSYAAQAPLTPPALSGAPSEAPLTQGFADPSARFETVAPAPEAEALPLGAARAQLHENYIIAQTERGMVIVDQHAAHERLVYEKLKRQMAERGVAAQALLIPEIVELSEGDIARLMEHEADLTRMGLAVEPFGPGAIAVRETPALLGEVDAGALIRDILDELADQGDSQTLQARLDAILSRVACHGSIRSGRRMRADEMNALLREMEATPLSGQCNHGRPTYVELKLSDIERLFGRT